GAAGTCTATTTGAGCATAACTGAGGGGTTcgtcttcctccccttccacagGTTCCTCGGTACATGCCCCTTGAATAACAGGCCCACTTACAGCTCGACGTCCAGTTCGAGGTGAGGGTCTTACACCCTCACACTTAGCTGGAGCTAGGTCTAATGAGACATAATTTAGCCCACTATctccacaaccactaccaacaGATGATGGCTGCTGAATGGATGCTGAGGCTGAAACAGTGGAATGAACTGCTGCATCAGCTAATGTATCCTGAATACGCCCAGTCATACTTGGCCCACTTTCACGCCGCCCTACACCCACATTAACTACAGTACAGGTGGAAGATGCAGAGGAAAGTCCACCCTCACTTAAAGATGACACAGAAGATACAGAACCGCCTAAAGTAGGTGAAGTAGGTGGTGAATATGACACAGGGGAGGAGCATGCTGATGCTGCCCGCCCACTGTTACCCTGACATCCAGACCCATTTCTTGGTTCTGACAGCTGCTTCTTGACACGCACCTCACTGCCTACAGCACTACCCTCTGGGGCTCCTGGACCACTATGACTTCGACAACGTTCACTTGTGCTGTTACTTCCTGAGCTACTCAAACTCAGTCGTTCAAGGGTGGCAGTAAGTGTGGGGTCTGGGCGACCACCTAGTAGAGCTGGGGGAATGTCTGGTCGACGAGCTACTGTTCTGGGAGATGCTGGCTTTGGGGGTGGTTGCCCAGGAGTCATAAGCAAATAACCAGTCTCCCCTCCACCATTTTCTGTCTCCACACCacaactactgctacttaacctTTTGTTATCTTTCTGACTCTGCTCCCTAGAAATTCCATGTCCTATATTGGAGCTACCTTTCTCATAGGTATCATTAATACCAGGACTACTAGTCTTGCTAATGGGAGGCACAGAACTAGAAGTAGGAGGAAGCTGAGGTGTTAAGGATGTAGTTACATTAACCGGTTCAGAACGTCCCCCTGGACACATATTGACATACTCATGAGGTTGTTGTGTGTCACTTTCTGAAACTTTACTTGATGCCACTGGGGATACATTCATATAATCTGATGATACTGATATATTGGACAATTTTCGTTGTCTATTTTCCACAGTCAAATTCTTCTCATATGTGCCAGGTGCTAAATTGACATATGCCCCATGTTCATTGCCACCACTAGTTTCTTGCTGTTGACAGGTACTACTTTGACTAACAGATTCTACACTAACACTTTCCTGATTTTGCTCCTCCCCTGTGTCTGCCTGAGATGTCTCAAATATCCCTGAAGTTCTCttgctaccaccactgctattTGAGGTTTGTTTACTCAACTGTTCATCACTACTAGGAACTATCTTTGATGATGAAATGATACTACAACTATCACCTGATATGGCACTTTCCTCAGCCTCTCTGCTGCATTCTTCAATGCAACTTGTGCCAATGCCTGAGCTTACACTGGAGGTCATTCCCCCAGAACTCTCCTTCACAACACAATCTTTACGACCATCTTTATCATCTCTGTTTTTACTACGAGTCAGACTTGAAAATGGACTAGGAGTTCCTCGACTGGATTTTGGTAGTGGACTaccagtaggagagagaggagtcttaGGGGGAGTGCCTGAGTTTTTCCGACCCAGAAATGTGGAGAGGGAAGATAGGGGGCTTGTGCCTTTTTTGCTTACTTCTTGcactccttccccatcaccattCTTCCCTATAACATTTATTGGATCAGATTTCTTTCTTTTGGTGCTCTCCTTAAATGTTTTTCGTTTActacttttcttttccttcttcttaagCTTTTCTCCATCAAGGGAATGGGAGGAAGAATCAATATTACTACGAAGGTCTACAGGCATATACTCGTCCAACTGAGAAGGTGCGTCTTGGGAAGACAATGGATTTAAAGTGGACGAAATCTTTCTGACTCTAGCACCAATGGAAGATGAGCTGTTTGAAGTTGTGGAGGATGAAGAGACTGGGGTGAGAGGATGTGGTACCCAACCCTTCCCCTGAGTCATATCCACATAACCTTCATGTGACCCTGAAGTACATGAAGACCCTAGTCGATCACTGACTCTAGGCATATCTACATAGGCATCTGCAAAGGCAGCCTGTCTACTAAGAGAATCTCTACTACTCATATCCAAGTACTCTGAAGTACTTAACGATTGTGATGTAGTGATGGCAGGTTTCATGACAAGGTATCCATCGTATGATTCTGAAGTTTTGCGACGAGGGCTTGGGTTAATTTCAAGTTCAAAGTAACTCCCCCTTTCTGATAACTCAATACCCTTATTAGATAACTCACTCTCTGATTTTTTCTTATCCCGTTTGATGGAATCAAAAACAGATTTACCATTCCCTGAGGActttgaatttgaacgatgtcTTTGACCTGTTAATGTTCTTTTAATGCTCTCAAAGCTGCTACTCTTTTTCTCCTTATCTGCTGATATACTGTCACAACTCTTGTTTTTTGAGAAGTCAAATTCCATCATATCATTGTTACGTTCTTGACTCCGTGCTTGAAGGAAACCCCTGAAGAATGTTCCAGGAGTTCCAGACCATGAGTTGGATATAGGTGATGACCCCAGTATTGGAGCACTGCAAAAGAGGAAAGTTCACATTAATACACATAAATGTATGATATGATAGAGAATTATTTTTCtgtgatgtaatttttttttgcttaaattCCATATCACCATTTGGACCACATGGAAGAAGAATAAAAATATCAAATGGTCCATGACAATGTTGCC
The sequence above is a segment of the Panulirus ornatus isolate Po-2019 chromosome 23, ASM3632096v1, whole genome shotgun sequence genome. Coding sequences within it:
- the LOC139756701 gene encoding uncharacterized protein isoform X6: MKKENSFCMKATKSKSALYQKCCVVLWWKLLNKMLHNKNRSAGNDVNSDDIIKMGYLKKLKVCIVCCCGVFLSLTMKRKFFVLRRETGPENPARLEYYDNERKFSAGALPKKPIVLRTCFSINRKKDPKHSHVIALYTNQDTVCMAAETEAELNDWLGFLHHHMHQAVAGADGQSRKMYEHVWLVVVQPRSLGSSKGLTGEHHICLTYKSLALVRVGDCQKKIEFPLNSIRRCGHTGSFFFLGLGRSAVTGAGDIWMLTEDAVIAENMHSIIRKAMHDPCNSVSEDPVSRDRTQSMSNHRSCDVGDGDAVSCGAGWRQEEMKASGGPCHMRERCGSMPSRSRTSSEGSVQNAPNKLQGPNCSHQMDGPIASSLCLHVTRPKSIPSSSESMESAASVDDFEGLQSQTPDNIEGFYGCEEDYMTMELIGTMDGSTSQPQRELPQPPFSLPIINARSLVSSQGKGLISPVSGSSAEGPGLSSPQDNYLEMASPSERTHACFMGSQPERGGYLLMDRVPSQTQASSGPENCGYMSMGPLNSPGSAIPAWPSHSSSQVSSPPHSANHSRIPSLVDDTTDSCLSMLPGSQIGDIAAGETPYRDCSGGYLDMTPTPAVPTPIPYSPSDGDSFPEMSPGSSCSFTSGTPSSDHRFPDFIAEKSGSGSYYGYSEDDDSSLDRPIRTNSVGSKPEQFRSRKNRLEVSPAEPARVRAFSVGSRVSLRLAGGRAGQVAGGTIAATSASVTEFSPSIKEKGKQVKSKSTSAPILGSSPISNSWSGTPGTFFRGFLQARSQERNNDMMEFDFSKNKSCDSISADKEKKSSSFESIKRTLTGQRHRSNSKSSGNGKSVFDSIKRDKKKSESELSNKGIELSERGSYFELEINPSPRRKTSESYDGYLVMKPAITTSQSLSTSEYLDMSSRDSLSRQAAFADAYVDMPRVSDRLGSSCTSGSHEGYVDMTQGKGWVPHPLTPVSSSSTTSNSSSSIGARVRKISSTLNPLSSQDAPSQLDEYMPVDLRSNIDSSSHSLDGEKLKKKEKKSSKRKTFKESTKRKKSDPINVIGKNGDGEGVQEVSKKGTSPLSSLSTFLGRKNSGTPPKTPLSPTGSPLPKSSRGTPSPFSSLTRSKNRDDKDGRKDCVVKESSGGMTSSVSSGIGTSCIEECSREAEESAISGDSCSIISSSKIVPSSDEQLSKQTSNSSGGSKRTSGIFETSQADTGEEQNQESVSVESVSQSSTCQQQETSGGNEHGAYVNLAPGTYEKNLTVENRQRKLSNISVSSDYMNVSPVASSKVSESDTQQPHEYVNMCPGGRSEPVNVTTSLTPQLPPTSSSVPPISKTSSPGINDTYEKGSSNIGHGISREQSQKDNKRLSSSSCGVETENGGGETGYLLMTPGQPPPKPASPRTVARRPDIPPALLGGRPDPTLTATLERLSLSSSGSNSTSERCRSHSGPGAPEGSAVGSEVRVKKQLSEPRNGSGCQGNSGRAASACSSPVSYSPPTSPTLGGSVSSVSSLSEGGLSSASSTCTVVNVGVGRRESGPSMTGRIQDTLADAAVHSTVSASASIQQPSSVGSGCGDSGLNYVSLDLAPAKCEGVRPSPRTGRRAVSGPVIQGACTEEPVEGEEDEPLSYAQIDFTKSEGLRTTSLSRDHRH
- the LOC139756701 gene encoding uncharacterized protein isoform X5; this encodes MKKENSFCMKATKSKSALYQKCCVVLWWKLLNKMLHNKNRSAGNDVNSDDIIKMGYLKKLKVCIVCCCGVFLSLTMKRKFFVLRRETGPENPARLEYYDNERKFSAGALPKKPIVLRTCFSINRKKDPKHSHVIALYTNQDTVCMAAETEAELNDWLGFLHHHMHQAVAGADGQSRKMYEHVWLVVVQPRSLGSSKGLTGEHHICLTYKSLALVRVGDCQKKIEFPLNSIRRCGHTGSFFFLGLGRSAVTGAGDIWMLTEDAVIAENMHSIIRKAMHDPCNSVSEDPVSRDRTQSMSNHRSCDVGDGDAVSCGAGWRQEEMKASGGPCHMRERCGSMPSRSRTSSEGSVQNAPNKLQGPNCSHQMDGPIASSLCLHVTRPKSIPSSSESMESAASVDDFEGLQSQTPDNIEGFSDGCEEDYMTMELIGTMDGSTSQPQRELPQPPFSLPIINARSLVSSQGKGLISPVSGSSAEGPGLSSPQDNYLEMASPSERTHACFMGSQPERGGYLLMDRVPSQTQASSGPENCGYMSMGPLNSPGSAIPAWPSHSSSQVSSPPHSANHSRIPSLVDDTTDSCLSMLPGSQIGDIAAGETPYRDCSGGYLDMTPTPAVPTPIPYSPSDGDSFPEMSPGSSCSFTSGTPSSDHRFPDFIAEKSGSGSYYGYSEDDDSSLDRPIRTNSVGSKPEQFRSRKNRLEVSPAEPARVRAFSVGSRVSLRLAGGRAGQVAGGTIAATSASVTEFSPSIKEKGKQVKSKSTSAPILGSSPISNSWSGTPGTFFRGFLQARSQERNNDMMEFDFSKNKSCDSISADKEKKSSSFESIKRTLTGQRHRSNSKSSGNGKSVFDSIKRDKKKSESELSNKGIELSERGSYFELEINPSPRRKTSESYDGYLVMKPAITTSQSLSTSEYLDMSSRDSLSRQAAFADAYVDMPRVSDRLGSSCTSGSHEGYVDMTQGKGWVPHPLTPVSSSSTTSNSSSSIGARVRKISSTLNPLSSQDAPSQLDEYMPVDLRSNIDSSSHSLDGEKLKKKEKKSSKRKTFKESTKRKKSDPINVIGKNGDGEGVQEVSKKGTSPLSSLSTFLGRKNSGTPPKTPLSPTGSPLPKSSRGTPSPFSSLTRSKNRDDKDGRKDCVVKESSGGMTSSVSSGIGTSCIEECSREAEESAISGDSCSIISSSKIVPSSDEQLSKQTSNSSGGSKRTSGIFETSQADTGEEQNQESVSVESVSQSSTCQQQETSGGNEHGAYVNLAPGTYEKNLTVENRQRKLSNISVSSDYMNVSPVASSKVSESDTQQPHEYVNMCPGGRSEPVNVTTSLTPQLPPTSSSVPPISKTSSPGINDTYEKGSSNIGHGISREQSQKDNKRLSSSSCGVETENGGGETGYLLMTPGQPPPKPASPRTVARRPDIPPALLGGRPDPTLTATLERLSLSSSGSNSTSERCRSHSGPGAPEGSAVGSEVRVKKQLSEPRNGSGCQGNSGRAASACSSPVSYSPPTSPTLGGSVSSVSSLSEGGLSSASSTCTVVNVGVGRRESGPSMTGRIQDTLADAAVHSTVSASASIQQPSSVGSGCGDSGLNYVSLDLAPAKCEGVRPSPRTGRRAVSGPVIQGACTEEPVEGEEDEPLSYAQIDFTKSEGLRTTSLSRDHRH
- the LOC139756701 gene encoding uncharacterized protein isoform X2, which encodes MKKENSFCMKATKSKSALYQKCCVVLWWKLLNKMLHNKNRSAGNDVNSDDIIKMGYLKKLKVCIVCCCGVFLSLTMKRKFFVLRRETGPENPARLEYYDNERKFSAGALPKKPIVLRTCFSINRKKDPKHSHVIALYTNQDTVCMAAETEAELNDWLGFLHHHMHQAVAGADGQSRKMYEHVWLVVVQPRSLGSSKGLTGEHHICLTYKSLALVRVGDCQKKIEFPLNSIRRCGHTGSFFFLGLGRSAVTGAGDIWMLTEDAVIAENMHSIIRKAMHDPCNSVSEDPVSRDRTQSMSNHRSCDVGDGDAVSCGAGWRQEEMKASGGPCHMRERCGSMPSRSRTSSEGSVQNAPNKLQGPNCSHQMDGPIASSLCLHVTRPKSMYSSSLSSSCSPPFASALFSPSSSESMESAASVDDFEGLQSQTPDNIEGFYGCEEDYMTMELIGTMDGSTSQPQRELPQPPFSLPIINARSLVSSQGKGLISPVSGSSAEGPGLSSPQDNYLEMASPSERTHACFMGSQPERGGYLLMDRVPSQTQASSGPENCGYMSMGPLNSPGSAIPAWPSHSSSQVSSPPHSANHSRIPSLVDDTTDSCLSMLPGSQIGDIAAGETPYRDCSGGYLDMTPTPAVPTPIPYSPSDGDSFPEMSPGSSCSFTSGTPSSDHRFPDFIAEKSGSGSYYGYSEDDDSSLDRPIRTNSVGSKPEQFRSRKNRLEVSPAEPARVRAFSVGSRVSLRLAGGRAGQVAGGTIAATSASVTEFSPSIKEKGKQVKSKSTSAPILGSSPISNSWSGTPGTFFRGFLQARSQERNNDMMEFDFSKNKSCDSISADKEKKSSSFESIKRTLTGQRHRSNSKSSGNGKSVFDSIKRDKKKSESELSNKGIELSERGSYFELEINPSPRRKTSESYDGYLVMKPAITTSQSLSTSEYLDMSSRDSLSRQAAFADAYVDMPRVSDRLGSSCTSGSHEGYVDMTQGKGWVPHPLTPVSSSSTTSNSSSSIGARVRKISSTLNPLSSQDAPSQLDEYMPVDLRSNIDSSSHSLDGEKLKKKEKKSSKRKTFKESTKRKKSDPINVIGKNGDGEGVQEVSKKGTSPLSSLSTFLGRKNSGTPPKTPLSPTGSPLPKSSRGTPSPFSSLTRSKNRDDKDGRKDCVVKESSGGMTSSVSSGIGTSCIEECSREAEESAISGDSCSIISSSKIVPSSDEQLSKQTSNSSGGSKRTSGIFETSQADTGEEQNQESVSVESVSQSSTCQQQETSGGNEHGAYVNLAPGTYEKNLTVENRQRKLSNISVSSDYMNVSPVASSKVSESDTQQPHEYVNMCPGGRSEPVNVTTSLTPQLPPTSSSVPPISKTSSPGINDTYEKGSSNIGHGISREQSQKDNKRLSSSSCGVETENGGGETGYLLMTPGQPPPKPASPRTVARRPDIPPALLGGRPDPTLTATLERLSLSSSGSNSTSERCRSHSGPGAPEGSAVGSEVRVKKQLSEPRNGSGCQGNSGRAASACSSPVSYSPPTSPTLGGSVSSVSSLSEGGLSSASSTCTVVNVGVGRRESGPSMTGRIQDTLADAAVHSTVSASASIQQPSSVGSGCGDSGLNYVSLDLAPAKCEGVRPSPRTGRRAVSGPVIQGACTEEPVEGEEDEPLSYAQIDFTKSEGLRTTSLSRDHRH
- the LOC139756701 gene encoding uncharacterized protein isoform X8, translating into MKKENSFCMKATKSKSALYQKCCVVLWWKLLNKMLHNKNRSAGNDVNSDDIIKMGYLKKLKVCIVCCCGVFLSLTMKRKFFVLRRETGPENPARLEYYDNERKFSAGALPKKPIVLRTCFSINRKKDPKHSHVIALYTNQDTVCMAAETEAELNDWLGFLHHHMHQAVAGADGQSRKMYEHVWLVVVQPRSLGSSKGLTGEHHICLTYKSLALVRVGDCQKKIEFPLNSIRRCGHTGSFFFLGLGRSAVTGAGDIWMLTEDAVIAENMHSIIRKAMHDPCNSVSEDPVSRDRTQSMSNHRSCDVGDGDAVSCGAGWRQEEMKASGGPCHMRERCGSMPSRSRTSSEGSVQNAPNKLQGPNCSHQMDGPIASSLCLHVTRPKSMYSSSLSSSCSPPFASALFSPSSSESMESAASVDDFEGLQSQTPDNIEGFSDGCEEDYMTMELIGTMDGSTSQPQRELPQPPFSLPIINARSLVSSQGKGLISPVSGSSAEGPGLSSPQDNYLEMASPSERTHACFMGSQPERGGYLLMDRVPSQTQASSGPENCGYMSMGPLNSPGSAIPAWPSHSSSQVSSPPHSANHSRIPSLVDDTTDSCLSMLPGSQIGDIAAGETPYRDCSGGYLDMTPTPAVPTPIPYSPSDGDSFPEMSPGSSCSFTSGTPSSDHRFPDFIAEKSGSGSYYGYSEDDDSSLDRPIRTNSVGSKPEQFRSRKNSAPILGSSPISNSWSGTPGTFFRGFLQARSQERNNDMMEFDFSKNKSCDSISADKEKKSSSFESIKRTLTGQRHRSNSKSSGNGKSVFDSIKRDKKKSESELSNKGIELSERGSYFELEINPSPRRKTSESYDGYLVMKPAITTSQSLSTSEYLDMSSRDSLSRQAAFADAYVDMPRVSDRLGSSCTSGSHEGYVDMTQGKGWVPHPLTPVSSSSTTSNSSSSIGARVRKISSTLNPLSSQDAPSQLDEYMPVDLRSNIDSSSHSLDGEKLKKKEKKSSKRKTFKESTKRKKSDPINVIGKNGDGEGVQEVSKKGTSPLSSLSTFLGRKNSGTPPKTPLSPTGSPLPKSSRGTPSPFSSLTRSKNRDDKDGRKDCVVKESSGGMTSSVSSGIGTSCIEECSREAEESAISGDSCSIISSSKIVPSSDEQLSKQTSNSSGGSKRTSGIFETSQADTGEEQNQESVSVESVSQSSTCQQQETSGGNEHGAYVNLAPGTYEKNLTVENRQRKLSNISVSSDYMNVSPVASSKVSESDTQQPHEYVNMCPGGRSEPVNVTTSLTPQLPPTSSSVPPISKTSSPGINDTYEKGSSNIGHGISREQSQKDNKRLSSSSCGVETENGGGETGYLLMTPGQPPPKPASPRTVARRPDIPPALLGGRPDPTLTATLERLSLSSSGSNSTSERCRSHSGPGAPEGSAVGSEVRVKKQLSEPRNGSGCQGNSGRAASACSSPVSYSPPTSPTLGGSVSSVSSLSEGGLSSASSTCTVVNVGVGRRESGPSMTGRIQDTLADAAVHSTVSASASIQQPSSVGSGCGDSGLNYVSLDLAPAKCEGVRPSPRTGRRAVSGPVIQGACTEEPVEGEEDEPLSYAQIDFTKSEGLRTTSLSRDHRH
- the LOC139756701 gene encoding uncharacterized protein isoform X1; amino-acid sequence: MKKENSFCMKATKSKSALYQKCCVVLWWKLLNKMLHNKNRSAGNDVNSDDIIKMGYLKKLKVCIVCCCGVFLSLTMKRKFFVLRRETGPENPARLEYYDNERKFSAGALPKKPIVLRTCFSINRKKDPKHSHVIALYTNQDTVCMAAETEAELNDWLGFLHHHMHQAVAGADGQSRKMYEHVWLVVVQPRSLGSSKGLTGEHHICLTYKSLALVRVGDCQKKIEFPLNSIRRCGHTGSFFFLGLGRSAVTGAGDIWMLTEDAVIAENMHSIIRKAMHDPCNSVSEDPVSRDRTQSMSNHRSCDVGDGDAVSCGAGWRQEEMKASGGPCHMRERCGSMPSRSRTSSEGSVQNAPNKLQGPNCSHQMDGPIASSLCLHVTRPKSMYSSSLSSSCSPPFASALFSPSSSESMESAASVDDFEGLQSQTPDNIEGFSDGCEEDYMTMELIGTMDGSTSQPQRELPQPPFSLPIINARSLVSSQGKGLISPVSGSSAEGPGLSSPQDNYLEMASPSERTHACFMGSQPERGGYLLMDRVPSQTQASSGPENCGYMSMGPLNSPGSAIPAWPSHSSSQVSSPPHSANHSRIPSLVDDTTDSCLSMLPGSQIGDIAAGETPYRDCSGGYLDMTPTPAVPTPIPYSPSDGDSFPEMSPGSSCSFTSGTPSSDHRFPDFIAEKSGSGSYYGYSEDDDSSLDRPIRTNSVGSKPEQFRSRKNRLEVSPAEPARVRAFSVGSRVSLRLAGGRAGQVAGGTIAATSASVTEFSPSIKEKGKQVKSKSTSAPILGSSPISNSWSGTPGTFFRGFLQARSQERNNDMMEFDFSKNKSCDSISADKEKKSSSFESIKRTLTGQRHRSNSKSSGNGKSVFDSIKRDKKKSESELSNKGIELSERGSYFELEINPSPRRKTSESYDGYLVMKPAITTSQSLSTSEYLDMSSRDSLSRQAAFADAYVDMPRVSDRLGSSCTSGSHEGYVDMTQGKGWVPHPLTPVSSSSTTSNSSSSIGARVRKISSTLNPLSSQDAPSQLDEYMPVDLRSNIDSSSHSLDGEKLKKKEKKSSKRKTFKESTKRKKSDPINVIGKNGDGEGVQEVSKKGTSPLSSLSTFLGRKNSGTPPKTPLSPTGSPLPKSSRGTPSPFSSLTRSKNRDDKDGRKDCVVKESSGGMTSSVSSGIGTSCIEECSREAEESAISGDSCSIISSSKIVPSSDEQLSKQTSNSSGGSKRTSGIFETSQADTGEEQNQESVSVESVSQSSTCQQQETSGGNEHGAYVNLAPGTYEKNLTVENRQRKLSNISVSSDYMNVSPVASSKVSESDTQQPHEYVNMCPGGRSEPVNVTTSLTPQLPPTSSSVPPISKTSSPGINDTYEKGSSNIGHGISREQSQKDNKRLSSSSCGVETENGGGETGYLLMTPGQPPPKPASPRTVARRPDIPPALLGGRPDPTLTATLERLSLSSSGSNSTSERCRSHSGPGAPEGSAVGSEVRVKKQLSEPRNGSGCQGNSGRAASACSSPVSYSPPTSPTLGGSVSSVSSLSEGGLSSASSTCTVVNVGVGRRESGPSMTGRIQDTLADAAVHSTVSASASIQQPSSVGSGCGDSGLNYVSLDLAPAKCEGVRPSPRTGRRAVSGPVIQGACTEEPVEGEEDEPLSYAQIDFTKSEGLRTTSLSRDHRH
- the LOC139756701 gene encoding uncharacterized protein isoform X9; the protein is MKRKFFVLRRETGPENPARLEYYDNERKFSAGALPKKPIVLRTCFSINRKKDPKHSHVIALYTNQDTVCMAAETEAELNDWLGFLHHHMHQAVAGADGQSRKMYEHVWLVVVQPRSLGSSKGLTGEHHICLTYKSLALVRVGDCQKKIEFPLNSIRRCGHTGSFFFLGLGRSAVTGAGDIWMLTEDAVIAENMHSIIRKAMHDPCNSVSEDPVSRDRTQSMSNHRSCDVGDGDAVSCGAGWRQEEMKASGGPCHMRERCGSMPSRSRTSSEGSVQNAPNKLQGPNCSHQMDGPIASSLCLHVTRPKSMYSSSLSSSCSPPFASALFSPSSSESMESAASVDDFEGLQSQTPDNIEGFSDGCEEDYMTMELIGTMDGSTSQPQRELPQPPFSLPIINARSLVSSQGKGLISPVSGSSAEGPGLSSPQDNYLEMASPSERTHACFMGSQPERGGYLLMDRVPSQTQASSGPENCGYMSMGPLNSPGSAIPAWPSHSSSQVSSPPHSANHSRIPSLVDDTTDSCLSMLPGSQIGDIAAGETPYRDCSGGYLDMTPTPAVPTPIPYSPSDGDSFPEMSPGSSCSFTSGTPSSDHRFPDFIAEKSGSGSYYGYSEDDDSSLDRPIRTNSVGSKPEQFRSRKNRLEVSPAEPARVRAFSVGSRVSLRLAGGRAGQVAGGTIAATSASVTEFSPSIKEKGKQVKSKSTSAPILGSSPISNSWSGTPGTFFRGFLQARSQERNNDMMEFDFSKNKSCDSISADKEKKSSSFESIKRTLTGQRHRSNSKSSGNGKSVFDSIKRDKKKSESELSNKGIELSERGSYFELEINPSPRRKTSESYDGYLVMKPAITTSQSLSTSEYLDMSSRDSLSRQAAFADAYVDMPRVSDRLGSSCTSGSHEGYVDMTQGKGWVPHPLTPVSSSSTTSNSSSSIGARVRKISSTLNPLSSQDAPSQLDEYMPVDLRSNIDSSSHSLDGEKLKKKEKKSSKRKTFKESTKRKKSDPINVIGKNGDGEGVQEVSKKGTSPLSSLSTFLGRKNSGTPPKTPLSPTGSPLPKSSRGTPSPFSSLTRSKNRDDKDGRKDCVVKESSGGMTSSVSSGIGTSCIEECSREAEESAISGDSCSIISSSKIVPSSDEQLSKQTSNSSGGSKRTSGIFETSQADTGEEQNQESVSVESVSQSSTCQQQETSGGNEHGAYVNLAPGTYEKNLTVENRQRKLSNISVSSDYMNVSPVASSKVSESDTQQPHEYVNMCPGGRSEPVNVTTSLTPQLPPTSSSVPPISKTSSPGINDTYEKGSSNIGHGISREQSQKDNKRLSSSSCGVETENGGGETGYLLMTPGQPPPKPASPRTVARRPDIPPALLGGRPDPTLTATLERLSLSSSGSNSTSERCRSHSGPGAPEGSAVGSEVRVKKQLSEPRNGSGCQGNSGRAASACSSPVSYSPPTSPTLGGSVSSVSSLSEGGLSSASSTCTVVNVGVGRRESGPSMTGRIQDTLADAAVHSTVSASASIQQPSSVGSGCGDSGLNYVSLDLAPAKCEGVRPSPRTGRRAVSGPVIQGACTEEPVEGEEDEPLSYAQIDFTKSEGLRTTSLSRDHRH
- the LOC139756701 gene encoding uncharacterized protein isoform X7: MRVLLASKLTMKRKFFVLRRETGPENPARLEYYDNERKFSAGALPKKPIVLRTCFSINRKKDPKHSHVIALYTNQDTVCMAAETEAELNDWLGFLHHHMHQAVAGADGQSRKMYEHVWLVVVQPRSLGSSKGLTGEHHICLTYKSLALVRVGDCQKKIEFPLNSIRRCGHTGSFFFLGLGRSAVTGAGDIWMLTEDAVIAENMHSIIRKAMHDPCNSVSEDPVSRDRTQSMSNHRSCDVGDGDAVSCGAGWRQEEMKASGGPCHMRERCGSMPSRSRTSSEGSVQNAPNKLQGPNCSHQMDGPIASSLCLHVTRPKSMYSSSLSSSCSPPFASALFSPSSSESMESAASVDDFEGLQSQTPDNIEGFSDGCEEDYMTMELIGTMDGSTSQPQRELPQPPFSLPIINARSLVSSQGKGLISPVSGSSAEGPGLSSPQDNYLEMASPSERTHACFMGSQPERGGYLLMDRVPSQTQASSGPENCGYMSMGPLNSPGSAIPAWPSHSSSQVSSPPHSANHSRIPSLVDDTTDSCLSMLPGSQIGDIAAGETPYRDCSGGYLDMTPTPAVPTPIPYSPSDGDSFPEMSPGSSCSFTSGTPSSDHRFPDFIAEKSGSGSYYGYSEDDDSSLDRPIRTNSVGSKPEQFRSRKNRLEVSPAEPARVRAFSVGSRVSLRLAGGRAGQVAGGTIAATSASVTEFSPSIKEKGKQVKSKSTSAPILGSSPISNSWSGTPGTFFRGFLQARSQERNNDMMEFDFSKNKSCDSISADKEKKSSSFESIKRTLTGQRHRSNSKSSGNGKSVFDSIKRDKKKSESELSNKGIELSERGSYFELEINPSPRRKTSESYDGYLVMKPAITTSQSLSTSEYLDMSSRDSLSRQAAFADAYVDMPRVSDRLGSSCTSGSHEGYVDMTQGKGWVPHPLTPVSSSSTTSNSSSSIGARVRKISSTLNPLSSQDAPSQLDEYMPVDLRSNIDSSSHSLDGEKLKKKEKKSSKRKTFKESTKRKKSDPINVIGKNGDGEGVQEVSKKGTSPLSSLSTFLGRKNSGTPPKTPLSPTGSPLPKSSRGTPSPFSSLTRSKNRDDKDGRKDCVVKESSGGMTSSVSSGIGTSCIEECSREAEESAISGDSCSIISSSKIVPSSDEQLSKQTSNSSGGSKRTSGIFETSQADTGEEQNQESVSVESVSQSSTCQQQETSGGNEHGAYVNLAPGTYEKNLTVENRQRKLSNISVSSDYMNVSPVASSKVSESDTQQPHEYVNMCPGGRSEPVNVTTSLTPQLPPTSSSVPPISKTSSPGINDTYEKGSSNIGHGISREQSQKDNKRLSSSSCGVETENGGGETGYLLMTPGQPPPKPASPRTVARRPDIPPALLGGRPDPTLTATLERLSLSSSGSNSTSERCRSHSGPGAPEGSAVGSEVRVKKQLSEPRNGSGCQGNSGRAASACSSPVSYSPPTSPTLGGSVSSVSSLSEGGLSSASSTCTVVNVGVGRRESGPSMTGRIQDTLADAAVHSTVSASASIQQPSSVGSGCGDSGLNYVSLDLAPAKCEGVRPSPRTGRRAVSGPVIQGACTEEPVEGEEDEPLSYAQIDFTKSEGLRTTSLSRDHRH